In Actinomadura citrea, a single window of DNA contains:
- a CDS encoding SDR family NAD(P)-dependent oxidoreductase has protein sequence MDLGLNGKVALVAGGSAGIGLAIARDLVREGATVSIAGRDPGRLAKARDGILADLGAEVGTRPLDVRDTAAARAWVDDAAAEHGAVHIMVTNAGGPPAGPTGAFGPDDYRAALDLGMVSHIGLVQAALPHLREAGWGRVLMVTSETIRDLIPAFALSGIVRTGLVGYAKTLVHELGPGDVTVNVLAPGYTATDALLSGITGEHEAETARVAREAGIPLGRVARPEEVAAAGVFLLSARASFVTGTVQVVDGGRSLGV, from the coding sequence GTGGACCTCGGACTGAACGGCAAGGTGGCCCTGGTCGCGGGCGGGTCGGCGGGCATCGGGCTCGCGATCGCCCGCGACCTGGTGCGCGAGGGCGCCACGGTGTCGATCGCGGGCCGCGACCCCGGCCGGCTGGCCAAGGCCCGCGACGGGATCCTCGCCGACCTCGGCGCGGAGGTCGGGACCCGCCCGCTGGACGTGCGCGACACCGCGGCGGCGCGGGCCTGGGTGGACGACGCCGCGGCCGAGCACGGCGCCGTGCACATCATGGTCACCAACGCGGGCGGGCCGCCCGCCGGGCCGACCGGGGCGTTCGGCCCGGACGACTACCGCGCCGCGCTCGACCTCGGGATGGTCTCCCACATCGGGCTCGTGCAGGCCGCGCTCCCGCACCTGCGGGAGGCCGGCTGGGGCCGGGTGCTGATGGTCACCAGCGAGACGATCCGCGACCTCATCCCCGCCTTCGCGCTGTCGGGGATCGTGCGGACCGGGCTGGTCGGCTACGCCAAGACCCTCGTGCACGAGCTCGGCCCCGGGGACGTCACCGTCAACGTCCTCGCGCCCGGGTACACCGCGACGGACGCGCTGCTGTCCGGCATCACCGGCGAGCACGAGGCCGAGACCGCCCGCGTCGCGCGGGAGGCGGGCATCCCGCTCGGCCGGGTCGCCCGTCCGGAGGAGGTCGCGGCGGCCGGGGTGTTCCTGCTGAGCGCCCGCGCGAGCTTCGTGACCGGCACCGTCCAGGTCGTCGACGGCGGCCGTTCCCTGGGGGTCTGA
- a CDS encoding ketoacyl-ACP synthase III family protein, producing the protein MRCDGLFLAGLAHRLPEAVEVDGAVDGGRYDADDRKADAYASVAVATDEAPPEMAAAAARLALDRSGLPPSGVALLLHASAWFQGVDYWPAASYVHREVLGDDGRRAPALDVQQMCAGALGALELAASYLAADASRASALVTTADRFTDPGFDRWRGDVRGIVYGDGAAAAVLAREGFARLLAVSTVVDTALEGMYRGDEPFAAAPGRRVDVRARRAAFAAHARQLVGSLAERTTSGLSEAVGRTLDEAGLKLADVSRFAFPNVGLHVLRTRYAEPLGLDVERTTWDWGRRTGHVGAADQLTGLTHLVETGRVGPGDRVLLVGIGAGFAWTCAAVEITERPGWDG; encoded by the coding sequence ATGCGCTGCGACGGTCTGTTCCTCGCCGGGCTCGCCCACCGGCTTCCCGAGGCCGTGGAGGTGGACGGGGCGGTGGACGGCGGCCGCTACGACGCCGACGACCGGAAGGCCGACGCGTACGCCTCCGTCGCCGTCGCCACCGACGAGGCCCCGCCGGAGATGGCGGCCGCGGCGGCGCGCCTCGCGCTGGACCGGTCCGGGCTCCCGCCGTCCGGCGTCGCGCTCCTGCTGCACGCGTCGGCCTGGTTCCAGGGCGTCGACTACTGGCCGGCCGCCTCGTACGTGCACCGCGAGGTCCTCGGCGACGACGGCCGGCGCGCGCCCGCGCTGGACGTCCAGCAGATGTGCGCGGGCGCCCTCGGCGCGCTGGAACTGGCCGCCTCCTACCTGGCCGCCGACGCCTCCCGCGCGTCCGCCCTGGTCACGACCGCGGACCGGTTCACCGACCCCGGGTTCGACCGGTGGCGCGGGGACGTGCGCGGCATCGTCTACGGGGACGGCGCGGCGGCGGCGGTGCTGGCCCGGGAGGGCTTCGCCCGGCTGCTGGCCGTCTCGACGGTCGTCGACACCGCGCTGGAGGGCATGTACCGCGGCGACGAGCCGTTCGCCGCGGCGCCCGGCCGCCGGGTGGACGTGCGCGCCCGCCGCGCCGCCTTCGCCGCGCACGCGAGGCAACTGGTGGGGAGCCTGGCGGAGCGGACCACCTCCGGTCTGAGCGAGGCCGTCGGACGGACGCTGGACGAGGCCGGGCTGAAGCTCGCCGACGTCTCCCGCTTCGCCTTCCCCAACGTCGGCCTGCACGTGCTGCGCACCCGGTACGCCGAGCCGCTCGGCCTGGACGTGGAGCGCACCACCTGGGACTGGGGCCGCCGCACCGGCCACGTCGGCGCGGCCGACCAGCTCACCGGCCTGACCCATCTGGTCGAGACCGGGCGGGTGGGGCCGGGCGACCGGGTGCTGCTGGTCGGGATCGGCGCCGGGTTCGCCTGGACGTGCGCCGCCGTCGAGATCACCGAGCGTCCCGGCTGGGACGGCTGA
- a CDS encoding sulfotransferase, which produces MKVLYITGWCRSGSTMLGNVLAEAPGIVHVGELRFLWLNGVLGTGSNGRCGCGLGHRECPFWSEVLEEVRPPGTPLERHAAEVVAWQEAYRTRHTWRVLRDPPRNGWPDALAATYRAIARVSGARVIVDSSKFASDAALLASLPGVEGSYVHLIRDPRAVAWSWLRPKAYTGRRSALNSTWHWTGFNLAAEAVGRAHRDRSLHMRYETLVRSPRAAVGTILDLLGHEGPNPVDADGTVELGGNHTVTGNPDRFGRGRTRIEEDRRWHAALPRPQRSATTLMALPLLHRYGYEKRV; this is translated from the coding sequence ATGAAGGTGCTTTACATCACCGGTTGGTGTCGCAGCGGCAGCACCATGCTGGGCAACGTCCTCGCCGAGGCCCCGGGCATCGTGCACGTCGGCGAACTGCGTTTTCTCTGGCTGAACGGGGTTCTCGGAACGGGCAGCAACGGCAGGTGCGGCTGCGGGCTCGGCCACCGCGAATGCCCGTTCTGGTCCGAGGTGCTGGAGGAGGTCCGCCCGCCCGGGACGCCCCTGGAACGGCACGCCGCCGAGGTCGTCGCCTGGCAGGAGGCCTACCGGACCCGGCACACCTGGCGGGTGCTGCGCGACCCGCCGCGCAACGGGTGGCCGGACGCGCTCGCCGCCACCTACCGCGCCATCGCCCGGGTCTCGGGGGCGCGCGTCATCGTCGACAGCTCCAAGTTCGCCTCGGACGCCGCGCTGCTGGCGTCCCTGCCGGGCGTCGAGGGCAGCTACGTCCACCTGATCCGCGATCCCCGCGCGGTCGCCTGGTCGTGGCTTCGGCCCAAGGCGTACACGGGCCGCCGCTCCGCGCTGAACAGCACCTGGCACTGGACCGGCTTCAACCTGGCGGCCGAGGCGGTCGGCCGCGCGCACCGGGACCGCTCGCTGCACATGCGCTACGAGACCCTGGTGCGCAGCCCCCGCGCCGCCGTCGGCACCATCCTCGACCTGCTCGGGCACGAGGGGCCGAACCCCGTCGACGCCGACGGGACGGTCGAGCTCGGCGGCAACCACACGGTCACCGGCAACCCCGACCGCTTCGGCCGCGGCCGGACCCGGATCGAGGAGGACCGCAGGTGGCACGCCGCGCTCCCGCGCCCCCAGCGTTCCGCGACCACGCTCATGGCGCTCCCGCTGCTGCACCGGTACGGCTACGAGAAGAGGGTGTGA